CGCGAGAACAATAATTGATAAACACCATCAATCCGCTTTTCAGAAGACTCACCTTCCAGTCGGGTCGCCAGTTGCTGTGCCTGCTGTCTGACAAAAGGAGAATTCAACACAAACAGCTGCTGTAGCGGTGTCGTCGTTTTTGAGCGACGAGCCGCATGAATCGCGGGATCGGGAAAATCATAAGACTGCAGGAACGTGCTCAATTTATGCCGGGAAACCGTGGCATAAATGCCACGTCGCTGAAACGTGGGATCATCAATATCACCAGAGGGACCTGCCTGTCTCGCATCCAAATTATTTCCTGCTGCCAGTAATGCATCACGATAAATCTCGGCTTCCAGTCGCCGACGATTGAAATACGAGAGCAACCTGTTGTTTGGATCCTGCTTCTTTTGAGTTTCCGACAGTTCGATATTGGAGGACTGTTGATACGTCGCCGACAGCATGATCAGTCGGTGCAGTTTTTTCAGCGACCAGCCCTCATCCATAAACCAGACAGACAGATCGTCCAGCAGTTCCGGATGACTGGGCAGGGAACCGGTTTTCCCATAATTACTCGGCGTATCGACCAGTCCTTCCCCAAAATGATGCTGCCAGATCCGATTCACCATCACCCGAGCGGTGAGGGGATTCTCGCGACTGGCGATTTTCTGAGCCAGCTCCAGACGACCACTGCCTTTCTGGAATGGTTCCGGCTGTCCCTCAGACAGCACACGTACAAAACGACGGGGAACCAGATCTCCCAGATTGGCCGCATTTCCTCGAATGAATACATTCAGGTCGCGAGGCTTGGGATAATACACGATCTTCATCTTATCTTCAGTGATCTCTTCCACCCGCACCTGTTCTTCGGTCAAAGCATTCGCCAGAGGCAACTCAAAACCGGGTGTCGATTTCTTGATCTCTGCCGCCTGCGCTTTATTCTCTTTGATCGTCTTATTATGAGCGGCGATCAACGCTGTATTCTGCTTCAATTCTTCCGGAGGAACCGGAAATTTGATTGTCGTCTGTTTTTTCAGATCCGGTCGCGAAGCAATCAACGGGAACTCGGCTTTGCCGGCCTGTTTGATGATCTGCTTCAGCTCTGTATTCCGCTTCGTCAATGTTTTGACTTTCGCAGCCAGGTCTGTATTCACTTTGTTTAAAGCTTCTACTTTATCTCGGGCTGGTTGAGTCTTCGCGACTTCTTCATCAGGGATAATCGGTCGCGTCGTCTGCCTGATAGATGCGAAGACACCGGCGATGCCATAATAGTCTTCCACGGTTAACGGATCATATTTGTGATCGTGACAGCGGGCACAGGCCATCGTCAGGCCCAGTAATCCCCGACACAAACTGTCAACACGATCTTCCCAGTCATCTGCATAGCGATTTTCCAGAGTGAGCTGTGACAGAGCGACTTCCTTGTGATAGGAAGGCCCCAGCCCCATGAACCCCAGGGCAGGGTAGTCCTCGGGCCCCGTCTCCGGCAGAAAGTCAGTTGCCAGCTGACGAATCACAAATTCATCGTAAGGCATATCTTCATTGAACGCCTTGACCACCCAGTCACGATAACGATAGGCGTAAGGAAACGGACCATTGTGTGGGCCCATGTTCGTATTATCTTCCGCGTAACGCGCGACATCCAACCAGTGTCGACCCCAGCGTTCGCCGTAGTGGGGTGACTGTAACAGCTGATCGATCACCCGAGCATACGCGTCCGGAGATTGATCTTTCACAAACGCATTTACCTCAGCAGGCGTGGGAGGCAGACCGATCAAATCAAAATACGCACGACGAATCAGAGTCTGTTTCGTAGCAGCGGGCGCAGGCGAGAAGCCTTTCGCTTCCTGCGCTGCTAAAATGAATGTATCAATTTTATTTTGAGGCCAGGCTTTCTGTTTCACCTTGGGAGCAGGGTAATGGCGTGGAGATTGAAACGACCAGAACTCGCGGGCCTTGTCGAAATCGATTTCCGTCTTTGCCGTTTTCTTTGATTTCTCTGTCCGCGGGTCAGCGGCCCCCATCGCGATCCATTTTTCGAAGTCCGCAATAATCGCATCAGACAGCTTCCCCTTGGGAGGCATCTGATAGCTGTCTTCGCCATACTTCATCGTTTCCAGCAGCAGGCTCTCATCTGGTTTTCCAGGAACCAGAGCCGTACCCGAATCACCGCCATCCAGCAGTCCCTGCTGTGAATCAACAAGCAGACTGCCTTTCAGGTTTTTCGAATCCGCGGAATGGCATTCGTAACAATGCTTTATCAGAACCGGTCGGATCTTCTTCTCGAAGAAATCCAACTGCTGCTGAGTCGGTTCAGAACCGGCAGCCGAGAGCGAAACAGCGGAGCAGAGAAACAGGCTCGTGCATACGATGACAGCTGTCACTTTTCGCAAAGTTTTCATAGTCATGTCTACGATGTTAAAGTCAGGTGGGAAAAAGCCGCGCAGGCTGGGGATGATTCAACTGTATCTCGTTAATTCACAATCAGATACATCAAGTCATTTTTATATCGTATCGGGAATTCCGTCGGATAACAATATAATATTTAAAAAAGGCTCAGCAATAGGGAAAGATTCACAGAATTCCACTGTTTCACAGTATTTACTCTGATAACCTGTATTGAACCTCCCCCAACGCGACGTTAGTCTTGAAAATACATGTTGGTCAAGAAAACAACCGGCATGCAGGGCATTGTGATCCAGGTCGATTTACTCTGATTTAAAACACCTCTGACGTAAGGACTTGCCATGATTCCTCAAGTGGACCTCTCTGCAAAACTGGCAGTGATCTTCGCCCTGAGCTTCAGCAGTCACATCAACTGCCTGAACGCAGCCGATCCCCCCAGACAGGCTCCCAAAGCTCCCGGGTTCACCATTCCTTATATCGATCTCGATGCTCAGTCGCATCGCCAGACCGTCGTTGATCGCGAAGAAAATCAGTACCTCGGCCATCCTACCACCGTTCTTCTTGAAGACAACAAAACCATACTCTGCGTTTATCCCAAAGGTCACGGGAAGGGGGGCATTGTTTATAAACGCTCCACCGATGCCGGAAAAACCTGGAGCGATCGTCTGCCCACTCCCGCTTCCTGGGCCACCTCGCGCGAAGTCCCCACGCTGCATCGCGTTGTCGATGCCTCCGGTAAAAAACGTATCATCATGTTCTCCGGACTGTATCCCGCTCGCATGGCAGTCACCGAAGATGACGGCAAAACCTGGAGCGAACTCAAACCGATCGGCGACTGGGGCGGCATCGTCGTCATGGGTGGTGTCGAACCACTCAACACCGGCAAAGGCCATTACATGGCTCTGTTCCACGATGACGGTCGCTTCATCTCTAATGATTCCAAACAGGAATCACCGGTCGTGTTCACCCTGTATAAAACACTCTCCACCGATGGCGGCTTAACCTGGTCCGCCCCGGAAGCGATTCACAAATCATCCGAATATCATATCTGCGAGCCCGGCATCATTCGCTCGCCCGATGGCAAACAACTCGCCGTCCTCCTCCGCGAAAACAGTCGCCGCCACAATTCACAAATCATCTTCTCCAACGATGAAGGTAAAACCTGGACCGCACCCCGCGATCTACCCGGTTCATTGAACGGCGATCGCCACACCGGCAAATACGATCCCGTCAGCGGTCGTTTGCTCATCTCCTTTCGCAGTAACACACCCAAAGGGCACACCGCTCCCACCGAAGGAGACTGGGTCGCCTGGGTGGGAACTTACGATGATCTCGTCAACGGCAAAGAAGGCCAGTACCACGTCCGTCTCAAAGACAACACCAAAGGCGCCGACTGCGCCTATCCCGGCGTCGAAGTCCTCCCCGATGGCACCTTCATTATCACCACCTACGGTCACTGGGAAAAAAACAAAGCTCCTTTTATCCTCAGTATCCAACTCAAACTGGCGGAACTAGACGAACTGGCAAAATAATCAATCAACGGTTGCACTAAACCTCTTCCAACAAAAAAGGGGTGGTCCCGAATGTAATTCGGGATTGCCGCAGGCAACAGGAAGCTGACAGTGTAAGCCCGCAATGAAGTGTAACTTTCCCATCTTCAATCTCATTCACAAACTACAGGTCCATAAATCCTGTATTGACAGGTAGTCAATATCAGGTGAGCACACCAACGAGTGTGCGTACCACTTGAACCAACGTGCCATTCCAAGTCTGAAAAGACACTACGCTGTTTCCAACATCCCATCCTCATCATCCACAACCAACTTCCGGGAAGAATCCACAAACAGCGACGCCACCCCCGCAATGAAAAAAGCAATCGCACACGTGACAAACGCCATGTCCCAGTGATGCTCCTCGCCACTCGCGGTATTCACGGTAATTACTGCAATCATCAACGAAGGCGCGACAGCCGCCCCCAGGTTGCCCCACATGTTTCCCCAGCCCAGCACCGAACCCACGTGCTTGCCGGCGATATCCTGGTTGAACGCCCACATCGCAGGCGAACCAAAGTCAGTAGAAAACGCCACAATCGAAAACATGATCACGGAAGTCCAGGGAGAGATATCCAGCA
The sequence above is a segment of the Gimesia algae genome. Coding sequences within it:
- a CDS encoding DUF1553 domain-containing protein; its protein translation is MKTLRKVTAVIVCTSLFLCSAVSLSAAGSEPTQQQLDFFEKKIRPVLIKHCYECHSADSKNLKGSLLVDSQQGLLDGGDSGTALVPGKPDESLLLETMKYGEDSYQMPPKGKLSDAIIADFEKWIAMGAADPRTEKSKKTAKTEIDFDKAREFWSFQSPRHYPAPKVKQKAWPQNKIDTFILAAQEAKGFSPAPAATKQTLIRRAYFDLIGLPPTPAEVNAFVKDQSPDAYARVIDQLLQSPHYGERWGRHWLDVARYAEDNTNMGPHNGPFPYAYRYRDWVVKAFNEDMPYDEFVIRQLATDFLPETGPEDYPALGFMGLGPSYHKEVALSQLTLENRYADDWEDRVDSLCRGLLGLTMACARCHDHKYDPLTVEDYYGIAGVFASIRQTTRPIIPDEEVAKTQPARDKVEALNKVNTDLAAKVKTLTKRNTELKQIIKQAGKAEFPLIASRPDLKKQTTIKFPVPPEELKQNTALIAAHNKTIKENKAQAAEIKKSTPGFELPLANALTEEQVRVEEITEDKMKIVYYPKPRDLNVFIRGNAANLGDLVPRRFVRVLSEGQPEPFQKGSGRLELAQKIASRENPLTARVMVNRIWQHHFGEGLVDTPSNYGKTGSLPSHPELLDDLSVWFMDEGWSLKKLHRLIMLSATYQQSSNIELSETQKKQDPNNRLLSYFNRRRLEAEIYRDALLAAGNNLDARQAGPSGDIDDPTFQRRGIYATVSRHKLSTFLQSYDFPDPAIHAARRSKTTTPLQQLFVLNSPFVRQQAQQLATRLEGESSEKRIDGVYQLLFSREPTSSEMQIGLKFLENSDTAGESDNQIEQIPTFAGKRMKADVKSLGDSYSVELWVKNQIPNEQRIITGYFFSRGKDSAAKAAGDHLGIAGKYRPKKAGRLFFYNGDLKRDSLFGTTVIQPGTWNHVVLIRDQKQIAVYLNGDPKPEIIGEAEPGYADGVAELIIAGRNDNFSNFQGQLGAVAVFNRVLNTEEVQKHFAAAKLKQDQLAHADYVASILASDPLSCWPLRTDNPNLSQAADITGNKHNGVYEGRQDIDPKQLTSWQRYCLALLCSNEMMYVD
- a CDS encoding sialidase family protein: MIPQVDLSAKLAVIFALSFSSHINCLNAADPPRQAPKAPGFTIPYIDLDAQSHRQTVVDREENQYLGHPTTVLLEDNKTILCVYPKGHGKGGIVYKRSTDAGKTWSDRLPTPASWATSREVPTLHRVVDASGKKRIIMFSGLYPARMAVTEDDGKTWSELKPIGDWGGIVVMGGVEPLNTGKGHYMALFHDDGRFISNDSKQESPVVFTLYKTLSTDGGLTWSAPEAIHKSSEYHICEPGIIRSPDGKQLAVLLRENSRRHNSQIIFSNDEGKTWTAPRDLPGSLNGDRHTGKYDPVSGRLLISFRSNTPKGHTAPTEGDWVAWVGTYDDLVNGKEGQYHVRLKDNTKGADCAYPGVEVLPDGTFIITTYGHWEKNKAPFILSIQLKLAELDELAK